The nucleotide sequence agtgtgataaattttattcgcaatggtaGCAGAGGCATCAAAATGCTCATTTGTTCTAATTCTAAGCAAGCGAAGAATCGCGTTTGGAGGAAATTATAAATTGGATACTGAATTTCGAGCAGTCATGGAATattcatggtttgagaatatttatttttgctgtttGGATTATACTTGGCAAAGtttcttgaagaattttcaacacttacgactaaaaattggGCACGCCCTTTATCTGAATTGatttaaatgattttaataaatCCTTAATAAATAATGCAACATTTACTCCGGATACAATTAAATCAATCAACAATTTAAAAAGAACATggaaattacaaattttgtgtcgattttaataataatgtgcCCACATAGCCTTTTCATTGgcaaagatggaattttttgtatgcgggtgtgcagttatctgcacatTCAGTGCCCATTCATTTTTGTGTGGGACCTTATTACCACTttaaagattttagtcgatcgcggtcgtcATTTATTGAAAATCAGAAAATGGGTCTTGTATCTTGCATTCACCAAGACAGATAATGAAAGCATTATATTAAAATACGTGCTGGAATTCGAATGCGCCAGAAAGTTACGTTACATGCAGGGacgtgtcaaacttttctgctacCCGGGGCGAGTTTCTCATAATACTGTCTCTCATACTTAACCTCAAAAATGATAAGatggataaacaaattataaatgttgttatacatgagtaTAAATCAATCAGTGGTCAAGTAAGAGTGGAATAtttgtattaatattatttcaatcatCAAACTTAGAAACAAACTCACCCCTAAATCGGTGCTTCCCAGGGCTACTGCCCCCATGGCCCCCACCTAGACACTCCCCTAGTTTTATGTTATACGCAACTTTTGAATTGGCCCTTTCCAAATCCGCTATTTTAAAGCTGTTTTTGATGATAATTGAATATCTCATCTTGCAGAACACTCTAAATTGTATTCAGAACGGAAAGTCAACTTATGTTTtagtttgaatatttgaaaaaatttggagTGGGTGAAATTGCATAAAACTCTTGGAGttggaaaatgaaaatatatattatattgatgATAAATCTTGCTATGCACTCAATTTTCAACGTTGCCAAATGTGAATAGAGTTGGGAATTTTAAATCGAATAGTAATTTTTGGGAATCGGTCCGGgcgaaaatttcgaatcgccgccatctttttttGTTCACTAAAGATCTAGAGCAGATATTTTTTTGTTGAGGcatattttttacaatacaaACTGATATGCAAGtgatttattgatgaaacaGGTTTCTTATTCGGTGTGAACACAAAACcaactgtctgagtgatggagtgtatgttttcagtaattcaataaaaagtCGCATTCAACTACCATTCTTTCAAATTATCgagattcaaaaaatattcattcaattCTGAAAATGCCCAGCTCTAATTGCGAACAAATGGTTATGCAATTATGATAAATCTGTGAGGCAACTAAGAAGAGGATTCGTATATTGACACGCAAAACCAATAGTTTCATATGAGCCTATTttaacacacacacacacacatatatatggGCCACAGTAAAGATCAGTATCTGAATATATTTACATGGGCGATGTTAatgtattataaatatatttggacattttctttcaataaaaaaaatctgtagAAGCGGATTTTGCCCGCTGTGTGGACAAGTATATATAGCAAACATTCATGATCGGAAAAGAGAAAAAATtggtttgaaatgtttttacaTAAACTGGGAAAATGTGCTTTTTTCGGGACTCAGAGAACATATAGCCCATTTTGTTGTAAAGTTGATTAAGGTTGGTGTTCATTATTAGTAGTTTCATTGCAGTAATGGGGGTTTCAAGAAATTCAATCATCACCTTTCTTTCAAAATGTTGTTGCCGAACAACGTCTCAGAACTCGACGTTGACgtcaatatttttgtatatatgctATCGGCATCGTAAATACCTCATttccataaaaaaaataattttttcgagtCTTGAATAAAAGGGTTAAAACGGTCAACGGGAAAACAACACGTCATCCTTGAAAAAAAGAGATTGCATCTAATTTTGATACTTTGGTTAATATTTGTAATgaagttttgaaattatttagaataataataataaaaataagtataTATTGTATAATGTGGCTGGAAGTTTCACAAAGTAAAGAGGACTGGGATGAAGTTATTGATATTTGCGGAAGGGAATTTGTGGATTCAGCAATCGCAAGAAGATATTTACCAGACactgaaaaaagaaaacatttgATGCCCCTATTTTTTCGATACCTTTATGAGGTAAAACATAAATAAGATTTCCCAAATCGTTGCTTGTTCAATATCAATTTACTTATCTTTGCAGGCCCGTTACTCAGATGACCATGCAATACTGATTTCAGTAAAGACACgtgaaaattttacaaacgcTTACGGCATACAAAAATCCAGATCAAGAATTGTTGGAGCCTGGTTGACTatttatgattttattccaCGGAAATCGAATATTACGAGAATGATTAATGTTGATGAAGATGGAACCACTCGATTATTAAAGTCAGTAGTCATTACCATgtacatataatatatacatcATTTCAATAAGCACAAATGTTATATCTATAGTGTAAAAAACGCTAAATATGATACATTTTCCTATAGATTTCTATTATTCAATCTTATTTGTGACATGTATGCAGCGATGGATCAACCATAAGCACGCGCTTAGGGCACTAAGCAACGGGAGGCACCACAGAGATTTTTATAGCAGTGTTTTCGATAGTGCATCAGTGTTTAACAAAATTTAAGAGTTGGTCTGACGACTCagacttcaaaatgttcgcttattttcaTCTTCAAGTATCATGTTAACTTCTACTATTATTGCTTATGGGTTTGCGAACTATCTTCAAAATATCATGTAACATAATCATAATTTGGCCTGCAATTAGTAATTACCACTGAAACCTACTAATTGGACAAGAAAAGGGATATCTGTGAATTGTTTCGGTAAAATGTTGTTGTTGCTTTTTTTAGTATACTCCTTGTtattgcatttttgttttgaaaaaatcgctttactTTTCAACTATTGGACCAATTGATTtttggttaaagattgttgttggtGCTAGAACTAGgatattcatttcaaaaaaattctggGGCTTCCATTGAGTACATTTTCAATCCGAAGTTTCGTGTGAcgaaattatcaaaattatggttcccgtacattcgaacacacgtacatttgaacccacgacaattgcacttgCATACTATAGAACCTATGGAATTTTggggatatttgaacccatactaaccctaacccatgggttttagcacccgcatatagattgaacccgcggatatacacatgagttcaaatgtacggtcacccaaaACTATGAATGACGCAGCAGGATGTGGCAGTTCCGCGATTTAGTGGTCAACGAAGTCAGGAGATTTTGGCACCGATAATATTTTAAGCTGCAGTTGTGACTCGAATCATTTgctatttcgattcacgttaaCTGGACGCATGAATTGTCATCGCCACACTCTCCCAGAATATATTAAAACCATATATTGTCACACCAGTTGAATAAAACCTAGTTTCACGTAGTTGGCCATtgctttttacaaaattgtaagaaaacctaaaaatgttggTGAAAGCTTTTTTACTggttgtaaataattttgatggttaattgcaggggtggccaacctgctttcgaccaaaatcttcaaaatagctcgcgatcgactgatcggtaataagggaattcacaaaaacgaatgagtactgAATATGCGGACAACTGCACACACGCGTACAAAAAATTTCATCGCGGCCAATAAGTTCGGCTCTGTGCTTTTTTAATGAAATCGCcacaaaaaattcatatttttcacattccatttattttgtcaatttgaTTATATAATTGTACCTGAGTAAATATTTCATGATTTAttcaagatttattcaaatcatacaactCAGATTTAGGGCCCGCGTAATTTTCTAGTCATAATTTAGTCACGTTAAGGTGttgatatttcatcaaaaaacCTTGCCAAGTATCCACGTAATATCTTAACagcgaaaaatatatattttctataaCCCTAAATGTTATACGACTGCTACAATTTCAGTATATTATGATTTGTTCCAAATTCGATTCCTCCATCGCTTGGAATTTGACattttgatgccactgctaccgttGCGAATACAATTTATCATACTATTCTTGGAGTGAAATAATAACTTTTGCATACTGCAAAAGGTATTGTGggatcgtttgtcagtcaaCACCGCCAAGACACCCGAGATTCGGTACATTCAATCTTTAACCTTGGCAGCagcgaaacttgcatttgttacgcaATAAAATGCCCCATGGGGCTTGTGCAGACTCAAATAATGTATGTGTATATCATATGTTGAGCAAGCAGGCTACAGTAATGTATGATATGTttgaaaaaatagaataggagCTGTATGgaactatttcaaatcaatttttagaGGTATAACTTCAAATTcgctcaacatcagacgcgatcgtcTACTCGAAACGTGGAGGTCAATCGCGATCGATGTGTTAGCCACCCCTGGTTTCAAATCaagtataaatattttgaatgacaCATTTGGGGGCACCAAAATCTTAAGTGCGTAGGGCACAAAATGGGCATGATCCGACCCTGCATGTATGAATCTTTTTGCTAAGTTCTTGTTGTTGGATTGTTGCTATTGTCATAAAATTGCTTTCCGTCCAAACTTATGAATTAATCAACTTAAAGTTTACAGTACCTAAAGATGTAAGaatttgctagaaggctattgtTTATTTCTTCAATTGTATTCTGAATTAGACCTGTTACAAACTTGATCAAATTATTAGTACTTCAAGGATGCGGGCATTCCGATACCCAAACTAGAAACAGAACAGTAGAGCATTTAGTTCTgtgttgaaaatttaatattatcacGTGTCATGAGTTCGTATTTGCCGAATGAAAAATGCATAATCTGAGTATTTCTTGAACTATTGACATACTCATGTGCACATAGTTACATGACTTGCGACTCATGATATAATGATGATGACTAGTATCCTGatatattgaattttgaaaagacatatatatatatgcgatAATACTGAAGGAATTTGTACAGCCAGTTATTTTCTGTCatttcagaatggaaaaatggCGGGAAGAAAATATTCATCATATTATCCAAGAAGCTGCGAAGGATTTTGATATGAAAGCTGTTTACCCAGCTCGTATAGTTGTACCCAAAGCTTATCAGGGTCAAAGCATTTTGACAAACCGATTTAGCCAATCACTACAGTTATTTTCTAAAGAAGTAGAAAAAAGGAATGATCATAGGAACCAATTCTTCTTTTATTGGATTAACCTGGAGAAAAAAGCCATCTCTGATTTTAGAGTTGAACTAGCTCATTTGCATTACAATTTTAAACCGGGACTAAAATGTTGTGAAGATTCTTCTGCAGAAGATGAAAGTGAAATTA is from Styela clava chromosome 9, kaStyClav1.hap1.2, whole genome shotgun sequence and encodes:
- the LOC120339956 gene encoding uncharacterized protein LOC120339956 isoform X1, whose product is MWLEVSQSKEDWDEVIDICGREFVDSAIARRYLPDTEKRKHLMPLFFRYLYEARYSDDHAILISVKTRENFTNAYGIQKSRSRIVGAWLTIYDFIPRKSNITRMINVDEDGTTRLLKMEKWREENIHHIIQEAAKDFDMKAVYPARIVVPKAYQGQSILTNRFSQSLQLFSKEVEKRNDHRNQFFFYWINLEKKAISDFRVELAHLHYNFKPGLKCCEDSSAEDESEISCHFVLVEKRMVEKLRKYFPILNKL
- the LOC120339956 gene encoding uncharacterized protein LOC120339956 isoform X2, which gives rise to MWLEVSQSKEDWDEVIDICGREFVDSAIARRYLPDTEKRKHLMPLFFRYLYEARYSDDHAILISVKTRENFTNAYGIQKSRSRIVGAWLTIYDFIPRKSNITRMINVDEDGTTRLLKRIIGTFQSRFVIIM